In the Telopea speciosissima isolate NSW1024214 ecotype Mountain lineage chromosome 2, Tspe_v1, whole genome shotgun sequence genome, one interval contains:
- the LOC122652307 gene encoding WPP domain-interacting protein 1-like isoform X1: MDLSAGECSELKPAEDKDEAPEKTTVSCVDGIEAGNNGSLGNEVVSLGRGDRVEIKTLAGQRNQPNGKAIGIRLEKQPVEPQQTSTFSATIESPTPLPPSGDTAATPTTPTTANKGYGLKKWRRIRRDFPKEGSTSPDSNRILKRGLSIPVEPTRPRDPSAEIKLKSEGSVASVNSSVKSPPSFTSAPAIKGSTSDLRLAVGSTFPVCTDFDNSEDHSSKSSTAASAPTFRYDVPVFMGASSSRDKCKIKNLSGKISASAAQKVQQGKSRIETSKKSRAERFKIEKENSYSSLESDSRSSNVLFAQMKTFSGISNGRQSEKSCNYDGENGDEANLSEMQSNKGYGKENGGVVKDVSQDAADMLSEVREEENDNHQPTTDQDPLVDSILSLQSLQESLEREIEMFGEIGQEFVFPANEPVTSHCFAAQFASVDPGSCELNSSGPSCFEEIEPNSLPNLEVQLSRLKQSANLPESNLEEAAAILKAKESSFEDEANRGESSKEELGSSLKSPQGFRQMEIEVEDLIKQKIETEVESLVITRSTQNFKVATADHISLLEEQKSLVGEQTQMLEKLRDAESNAVLLKRKAEELEESCGELLGTGGVLEMQNRVCKFTFCFLIQLILLFVALGIFILQLLPHYAGFVPT, encoded by the exons ATGGATTTATCGGCAGGTGAGTGTTCAGAACTTAAGCCTGCTGAGGACAAGGATGAAGCCCCAGAAAAGACGACGGTGTCGTGTGTCGATGGGATTGAGGCAGGGAATAATGGGTCTTTGGGTAATGAGGTTGTGAGCCTCGGCCGTGGAGATCGTGTGGAGATTAAGACTTTGGCGGGGCAGAGGAATCAGCCGAATGGGAAAGCAATCGGAATTAGACTTGAGAAGCAGCCTGTGGAGCCTCAACAAACTTCAACTTTCTCTGCCACAATTGAGTCTCCTACACCATTACCCCCATCGGGAGATACTGCAGCCACGCCAACGACTCCAACGACAGCCAACAAAGGTTATGGTCTGAAGAAATGGAGGAGGATACGCAGAGATTTCCCAAAGGAAGGAAGCACCAGTCCGGATTCCAATAGGATCTTGAAAAGGGGGCTTTCCATCCCTGTAGAACCTACGAGACCTCGAGACCCATCTGCTGAGATCAAGCTTAAGAGCGAAGGATCTGTTGCCTCTGTTAATTCATCTGTTAAGAGCCCCCCCTCTTTTACCAGTGCTCCTGCCATCAAGGGCTCGACTTCAGATTTAAGGTTGGCGGTGGGATCCACTTTTCCCGTCTGTACCGATTTCGACAACAGCGAGGATCACAGTAGCAAATCCTCTACAGCGGCCAGTGCCCCTACATTTAGGTATGATGTGCCCGTATTCATGGGAGCTTCCTCCTCGCGAGACAAATGCAAGATCAAGAATTTGAGTGGGAAGATTTCAGCTAGTGCTGCTCAGAAGGTTCAACAAGGGAAAAGTAGGATTGAGACCAGTAAGAAGTCTAGAGCAGAAAGGTTTaaaattgaaaaggaaaattCGTATTCCAGCCTGGAATCCGACTCCAGAAGCTCCAATGTCCTCTTTGCGCAGATGAAAACCTTTTCTGGGATTAGTAATGGTAGACAGAGTGAGAAGTCATGTAATTATGACGGAGAGAATGGCGATGAAGCCAATTTAAGTGAGATGCAGTCTAATAAAGGTTATGGCAAAGAAAATGGGGGAGTAGTCAAAGATGTTTCACAGGATGCTGCTGATATGTTGTCGGAAgtgagggaagaagaaaatgataacCATCAGCCCACAACAGATCAGGATCCTTTGGTTGATTCAATTCTTTCGCTGCAGTCATTGCAGGAATCACTTGAAAGAG AAATAGAAATGTTTGGGGAGATCGGACAAGAATTTGTTTTTCCAGCTAATGAGCCCGTTACCAGTCATTGCTTCGCTGCACAATTTGCTTCTGTTGACCCAGGAAGCTGTGAACTCAACTCATCTGGTCCTTCGTGCTTTGAAGAAATTGAACCAAACAGTTTGCCAAATCTGGAAGTTCAGTTGAGTAGACTGAAACAGAGTGCAAATCTTCCTGAGAGCAATCTTGAAGAGGCAGCAGCCATCCTCAAGGCTAAGGAATCTAGTTTTGAAGATGAAGCAAACAGGGGTGAGTCATCGAAAGAAGAATTGGGTAGCAGTCTAAAGTCCCCACAGGGGTTTAGACAGATGGAGATTGAGGTTGAGGATCTGATTAAGCAGAAGATTGAAACTGAAGTTGAGTCTCTGGTGATTACTAGATCAACTCAGAATTTTAAAGTTGCCACAGCAGACCATATCTCACTCCTTGAGGAACAGAAGTCTCTGGTAGGGGAGCAAACCCAGATGCTGGAAAAGCTCAGAGATGCTGAAAGTAATGCTGTGTTGTTGAAGAGGAAGGCAGAGGAGTTAGAGGAGTCATGTGGGGAGTTGCTGGGAACTGGAGGGGTTTTGGAGATGCAGAACAGGGTTTGTAAGTTTACATTTTGCTTTCTTATCCAGTTGATTTTGCTTTTTGTAGCCTTAGGGATATTTATCTTGCAGCTGTTGCCCCATTACGCAGGGTTTGTACCAACTTAA
- the LOC122652307 gene encoding WPP domain-interacting protein 1-like isoform X2, protein MDLSAGECSELKPAEDKDEAPEKTTVSCVDGIEAGNNGSLGNEVVSLGRGDRVEIKTLAGQRNQPNGKAIGIRLEKQPVEPQQTSTFSATIESPTPLPPSGDTAATPTTPTTANKGYGLKKWRRIRRDFPKEGSTSPDSNRILKRGLSIPVEPTRPRDPSAEIKLKSEGSVASVNSSVKSPPSFTSAPAIKGSTSDLRLAVGSTFPVCTDFDNSEDHSSKSSTAASAPTFRYDVPVFMGASSSRDKCKIKNLSGKISASAAQKVQQGKSRIETSKKSRAERFKIEKENSYSSLESDSRSSNVLFAQMKTFSGISNGRQSEKSCNYDGENGDEANLSEMQSNKGYGKENGGVVKDVSQDAADMLSEVREEENDNHQPTTDQDPLVDSILSLQSLQESLEREIEMFGEIGQEFVFPANEPVTSHCFKESSFEDEANRGESSKEELGSSLKSPQGFRQMEIEVEDLIKQKIETEVESLVITRSTQNFKVATADHISLLEEQKSLVGEQTQMLEKLRDAESNAVLLKRKAEELEESCGELLGTGGVLEMQNRVCKFTFCFLIQLILLFVALGIFILQLLPHYAGFVPT, encoded by the exons ATGGATTTATCGGCAGGTGAGTGTTCAGAACTTAAGCCTGCTGAGGACAAGGATGAAGCCCCAGAAAAGACGACGGTGTCGTGTGTCGATGGGATTGAGGCAGGGAATAATGGGTCTTTGGGTAATGAGGTTGTGAGCCTCGGCCGTGGAGATCGTGTGGAGATTAAGACTTTGGCGGGGCAGAGGAATCAGCCGAATGGGAAAGCAATCGGAATTAGACTTGAGAAGCAGCCTGTGGAGCCTCAACAAACTTCAACTTTCTCTGCCACAATTGAGTCTCCTACACCATTACCCCCATCGGGAGATACTGCAGCCACGCCAACGACTCCAACGACAGCCAACAAAGGTTATGGTCTGAAGAAATGGAGGAGGATACGCAGAGATTTCCCAAAGGAAGGAAGCACCAGTCCGGATTCCAATAGGATCTTGAAAAGGGGGCTTTCCATCCCTGTAGAACCTACGAGACCTCGAGACCCATCTGCTGAGATCAAGCTTAAGAGCGAAGGATCTGTTGCCTCTGTTAATTCATCTGTTAAGAGCCCCCCCTCTTTTACCAGTGCTCCTGCCATCAAGGGCTCGACTTCAGATTTAAGGTTGGCGGTGGGATCCACTTTTCCCGTCTGTACCGATTTCGACAACAGCGAGGATCACAGTAGCAAATCCTCTACAGCGGCCAGTGCCCCTACATTTAGGTATGATGTGCCCGTATTCATGGGAGCTTCCTCCTCGCGAGACAAATGCAAGATCAAGAATTTGAGTGGGAAGATTTCAGCTAGTGCTGCTCAGAAGGTTCAACAAGGGAAAAGTAGGATTGAGACCAGTAAGAAGTCTAGAGCAGAAAGGTTTaaaattgaaaaggaaaattCGTATTCCAGCCTGGAATCCGACTCCAGAAGCTCCAATGTCCTCTTTGCGCAGATGAAAACCTTTTCTGGGATTAGTAATGGTAGACAGAGTGAGAAGTCATGTAATTATGACGGAGAGAATGGCGATGAAGCCAATTTAAGTGAGATGCAGTCTAATAAAGGTTATGGCAAAGAAAATGGGGGAGTAGTCAAAGATGTTTCACAGGATGCTGCTGATATGTTGTCGGAAgtgagggaagaagaaaatgataacCATCAGCCCACAACAGATCAGGATCCTTTGGTTGATTCAATTCTTTCGCTGCAGTCATTGCAGGAATCACTTGAAAGAG AAATAGAAATGTTTGGGGAGATCGGACAAGAATTTGTTTTTCCAGCTAATGAGCCCGTTACCAGTCATTGCTTC AAGGAATCTAGTTTTGAAGATGAAGCAAACAGGGGTGAGTCATCGAAAGAAGAATTGGGTAGCAGTCTAAAGTCCCCACAGGGGTTTAGACAGATGGAGATTGAGGTTGAGGATCTGATTAAGCAGAAGATTGAAACTGAAGTTGAGTCTCTGGTGATTACTAGATCAACTCAGAATTTTAAAGTTGCCACAGCAGACCATATCTCACTCCTTGAGGAACAGAAGTCTCTGGTAGGGGAGCAAACCCAGATGCTGGAAAAGCTCAGAGATGCTGAAAGTAATGCTGTGTTGTTGAAGAGGAAGGCAGAGGAGTTAGAGGAGTCATGTGGGGAGTTGCTGGGAACTGGAGGGGTTTTGGAGATGCAGAACAGGGTTTGTAAGTTTACATTTTGCTTTCTTATCCAGTTGATTTTGCTTTTTGTAGCCTTAGGGATATTTATCTTGCAGCTGTTGCCCCATTACGCAGGGTTTGTACCAACTTAA